One genomic segment of Methanothermococcus okinawensis IH1 includes these proteins:
- a CDS encoding UbiX family flavin prenyltransferase — protein sequence MKKIIICVSGASGAHYAKRLLEVLKDNENVKTCLIISNSAKKIIQHELNITVDDFIKLSDEYYENNNFFSPVASGSNIFDAAVVVPCSMKTLSSIANGYTSNLICRVCDIALKEQRKLIIMPREMPFNAIHLENMLKLSKLGVLIMPPIPGFYNEPKTIDDIIDFVVGRILDNLGIKNNLFKRWKG from the coding sequence ATGAAAAAAATAATAATATGTGTAAGTGGTGCAAGCGGAGCTCACTATGCTAAAAGACTTCTTGAAGTTTTAAAGGATAATGAAAATGTAAAAACCTGTTTAATAATTTCCAATTCGGCAAAGAAAATAATACAGCATGAGCTAAATATTACAGTCGATGATTTTATAAAATTATCGGATGAATACTATGAAAATAACAATTTCTTTTCACCTGTTGCATCAGGTTCAAATATATTTGATGCTGCTGTTGTAGTTCCATGTTCCATGAAAACCTTATCATCAATAGCAAATGGATACACTAGCAATTTGATATGTAGGGTTTGCGATATAGCCTTAAAAGAGCAGAGAAAATTAATAATAATGCCAAGAGAAATGCCTTTTAATGCCATACATCTTGAAAACATGCTAAAACTCTCAAAATTGGGGGTTTTAATAATGCCTCCAATTCCAGGATTTTACAATGAACCAAAAACAATAGATGATATTATTGATTTTGTAGTTGGAAGAATATTGGATAATTTAGGAATAAAAAACAATTTATTTAAAAGATGGAAAGGATAA
- a CDS encoding signal recognition particle protein Srp54, whose protein sequence is MLDKLGQNISSALNKIKNATFVDKKLIKEVIKDIQKALIQADVNVKLVFKMSKEIEKRAINEDIPKGLSKKEHIIKIVYEELVKLLGEEGQKLELNPKKQNIILLVGIQGSGKTTSAAKLARYIQKRGLKPGLIAADIYRPAAYQQLKQLAEKIHVPLYGDETKTKTPMEIAKEGIKNLKKMDVLIIDTAGRHKEETGLLEEMKQIKDVVNPDEIILVIDGTLGQQAKNQAKAFKDAVGEIGSILVTKLDGSAKGGGALSAVAEINAPIKFIGTGENVDDLEPFDPNKFISRLLGMGDLEALLEKTEDLIDEDTEESIDAILKGKFTLNELYSQLEAISKMGPMKQIMSMIPGFGGAIPKDAANLTEQKLKKYKIIMDSMTKEEKENPEIIKTSRMKRISRGAGVKQEEIKELLKYYATTKNAFQNLKRGKMLKMGGPMGKIMRQLMFKE, encoded by the coding sequence ATGCTTGATAAATTGGGACAAAATATTAGTAGTGCATTAAATAAAATAAAAAATGCTACATTTGTGGATAAAAAACTCATAAAAGAGGTAATTAAAGACATTCAAAAGGCACTAATCCAGGCTGATGTAAATGTAAAACTCGTATTTAAAATGAGCAAAGAAATAGAAAAGCGGGCAATAAATGAGGATATACCAAAGGGGCTTTCGAAAAAAGAACATATTATTAAAATTGTCTATGAGGAGCTCGTAAAATTACTTGGTGAAGAAGGGCAAAAATTGGAGTTAAATCCAAAAAAACAAAATATCATATTACTCGTGGGTATTCAAGGTAGTGGTAAAACTACAAGTGCTGCAAAACTGGCAAGATATATTCAAAAAAGAGGTTTAAAACCTGGATTAATAGCAGCGGACATATACAGACCTGCGGCATACCAGCAGTTAAAACAGCTTGCAGAGAAGATACATGTTCCATTATATGGTGATGAAACTAAAACAAAAACTCCAATGGAAATTGCAAAAGAAGGTATTAAAAACCTTAAAAAGATGGATGTTTTAATAATAGATACCGCAGGAAGGCATAAGGAAGAAACTGGACTTTTGGAGGAAATGAAACAAATAAAAGATGTTGTAAATCCTGACGAAATTATACTTGTAATTGATGGAACACTTGGACAGCAGGCAAAAAATCAGGCTAAGGCATTTAAAGATGCCGTAGGCGAAATAGGGAGCATACTTGTTACAAAATTGGATGGTTCTGCAAAGGGTGGAGGAGCTCTAAGTGCTGTGGCTGAGATAAATGCACCTATAAAATTTATAGGTACCGGTGAGAATGTAGATGATTTGGAGCCATTTGACCCAAATAAATTTATTTCAAGACTTTTAGGAATGGGGGATTTAGAAGCTCTTCTTGAAAAAACTGAGGATTTAATAGATGAAGATACGGAGGAAAGTATAGACGCTATATTAAAAGGAAAATTCACACTTAATGAATTATACTCTCAGTTGGAGGCTATATCTAAAATGGGACCTATGAAACAAATAATGAGTATGATTCCAGGATTTGGAGGGGCTATTCCAAAAGATGCTGCAAATCTTACAGAACAGAAATTAAAAAAATATAAGATTATAATGGATTCTATGACTAAGGAAGAGAAAGAAAATCCTGAAATAATTAAAACTTCAAGAATGAAAAGAATATCAAGAGGTGCAGGAGTTAAACAGGAAGAGATAAAGGAGCTCCTAAAATATTACGCCACAACCAAAAATGCATTCCAAAATTTAAAACGAGGAAAAATGCTTAAAATGGGAGGTCCGATGGGCAAAATAATGAGGCAGTTAATGTTTAAAGAATAA
- a CDS encoding flavodoxin family protein, with the protein MKTLIICKSIHHGNTKKIANAMAEILNAEVIAPENVNLEDIGKYDLIGFGSGIYFGKHNKELLKLADSLPCGHKPVFIFSTSGFWLNKFHKPLVDRLKSKGYDILGEFNCKGFHNWTIFKLIGGINKGHPNKKDIENAKKFAEDLKNNI; encoded by the coding sequence ATGAAAACATTGATTATTTGCAAATCCATACACCATGGAAACACCAAAAAAATAGCTAATGCCATGGCAGAAATATTAAATGCTGAGGTTATTGCCCCTGAAAATGTAAATTTGGAAGATATTGGAAAATACGATTTGATTGGATTTGGCTCTGGAATATACTTCGGAAAACATAATAAAGAACTCTTAAAACTCGCGGATAGCCTTCCATGTGGGCATAAACCCGTATTTATTTTTTCAACAAGTGGCTTTTGGTTGAATAAATTTCATAAGCCCCTTGTGGATAGATTAAAATCCAAGGGATATGACATATTGGGGGAATTTAACTGCAAAGGATTTCATAACTGGACGATATTTAAATTAATAGGGGGTATAAATAAAGGACATCCAAATAAAAAGGATATTGAAAATGCAAAAAAGTTTGCCGAAGATTTAAAAAATAATATTTAA
- the npdG gene encoding NADPH-dependent F420 reductase, with protein sequence MKIAILGGTGDQGFGLALRFAKNHDVIIGSRKKEKAEEASNKAKEILSSKGLTYKNIIGLDNKEASKEGDIVILSLPYQHILSTLKDLKEELKGKIVVSIGVPLATAIGDKATRVVLPPQGSVAEMVQDYLKDSKVVSAFQNVCCKELEDVGNPVDCDILVCGDDVESKNIIKSLAEEIDGVRAIDCGKLELSKYIEQITPLLIGLNIKYKLKGSGIRITGLKE encoded by the coding sequence ATGAAAATAGCAATTTTAGGAGGAACAGGAGACCAAGGTTTTGGTTTGGCACTTAGATTTGCTAAGAATCATGATGTTATAATAGGTTCAAGAAAGAAGGAAAAGGCAGAAGAGGCTTCAAATAAAGCAAAGGAGATATTATCTTCAAAGGGATTAACCTACAAAAATATAATAGGTTTGGATAATAAAGAAGCTTCAAAAGAGGGGGATATTGTTATATTATCATTGCCATATCAACACATATTATCAACATTAAAAGACTTAAAAGAAGAACTAAAAGGTAAAATAGTTGTATCCATTGGAGTTCCACTGGCAACTGCAATAGGAGACAAGGCAACAAGGGTAGTTTTACCACCACAGGGCTCGGTGGCTGAAATGGTTCAAGATTATTTAAAGGATTCAAAGGTAGTAAGTGCATTTCAAAATGTATGTTGTAAGGAGCTCGAAGACGTAGGTAATCCAGTGGACTGCGATATACTTGTATGTGGAGATGATGTTGAATCAAAAAATATCATAAAGTCTCTTGCGGAGGAAATAGATGGAGTTAGAGCCATAGACTGCGGGAAATTGGAATTATCAAAATACATAGAACAAATTACACCGTTATTAATTGGATTAAATATAAAATATAAATTAAAAGGTTCAGGAATAAGAATAACAGGATTAAAAGAATAA